In Papaver somniferum cultivar HN1 chromosome 1, ASM357369v1, whole genome shotgun sequence, a genomic segment contains:
- the LOC113357482 gene encoding RING-H2 finger protein ATL32-like, producing the protein MIIVVVAVCVPSLTGLLASCIRIHFLNEQRGSRIDPNNFVGRSSAGGLHSVVIEMFPVLVYSDIKNLKEISTQGMVNDCVVCLSEYEDKDFLRLLPKCQHVFHRECIDSWFVSHATCPVCRSNLNPIALETATNGGVGGGAHSVIDIFQNDQNRPDTRSIHVGSRAVA; encoded by the coding sequence ATGATTATTGTAGTCGTGGCTGTTTGTGTGCCTTCCTTAACTGGTTTATTAGCTAGCTGTATTCGAATACATTTTCTCAATGAACAACGAGGGAGTAGAATTGATCCTAATAACTTCGTAGGACGATCATCAGCTGGAGGGCTTCATTCAGTGGTCATCGAAATGTTCCCGGTATTGGTCTACTCCGACATTAAGAACCTTAAGGAGATTTCTACTCAAGGAATGGTAAATGATTGTGTTGTTTGTTTAAGTGAATATGAAGATAAAGATTTTTTAAGATTATTACCTAAATGTCAACACGTTTTCCACCGGGAGTGTATTGATAGTTGGTTTGTTTCTCATGCTACTTGTCCAGTTTGTCGCTCTAATCTTAACCCCATTGCTTTAGAAACCGCCACTAATGGCGGGGTTGGTGGTGGTGCTCATTCAGTAATTGATATATTTCAGAACGACCAAAACCGTCCTGACACGAGATCGATCCATGTTGGTTCTCGGGCAGTGGCAtga
- the LOC113357491 gene encoding RING-H2 finger protein ATL17-like produces the protein MSKEKKKTMINKNIWINIQWFNSIYLILLLILSLLPYNSAQSDKGNSWIPELHIDNQTELVAFVCGIILMVVYCILFIWRTNFLNEQRRIRGHLNDNVTTLTSTSKGGLDLKVIETIPVFVYSDIKNKKKIHSNERVVECAVCLGEYEDEDMLRLLPTCRHIFHCHCIDAWFISHSTCPVCRSKIEVMAPDAAVNSGGTVIDVFEDDGNHSESTMTVINVSAEQTHVSVSVAETSEQATDNLNLKKKMNPNQTTGRSVNPFEGLSKSHSTGHSLVPENSERYTLGSLDDVRKASVNGKLNRYKRCVTFTI, from the coding sequence ATGtcaaaggagaagaaaaagaccATGATCAATaagaatatttggattaacatTCAGTGGTTTAATTCCATCTACTTGATACTACTACTAATACTTTCATTACTTCCATATAACTCTGCCCAAAGCGACAAAGGTAATTCATGGATTCCAGAACTCCACATTGATAATCAAACAGAATTGGTCGCATTCGTTTGTGGGATAATCTTAATGGTTGTTTACTGTATTCTTTTTATTTGGAGAACTAATTTTCTTAATGAGCAAAGACGTATTAGAGGTCACCTAAATGATAATGTTACTACTCTAACATCAACAAGCAAAGGAGGACTTGATTTAAAAGTGATCGAAACGATTCCGGTGTTTGTCTATTCTGATattaagaataagaagaagattcATTCTAATGAAAGAGTAGTAGAGTGTGCTGTCTGCTTAGGTGAATACGAAGATGAAGATATGTTGAGACTATTACCTACATGTCGTCATATTTTTCATTGTCATTGTATTGATGCTTGGTTTATCTCTCATTCTACTTGTCCGGTTTGTCGATCTAAAATTGAAGTTATGGCTCCCGATGCTGCAGTTAATTCAGGTGGTACTGTAATTGATGTATTTGAAGACGATGGGAACCATTCTGAGTCGACAATGACTGTGATTAATGTATCAGCAGAGCAAACCCATGTTTCAGTTTCGGTGGCAGAGACTTCGGAACAAGCAACTGATAATTTAAACCTTAAGAAGAAGATGAACCCGAATCAGACTACAGGAAGATCAGTAAACCCTTTTGAAGGACTTTCAAAATCGCATTCAACTGGACATTCTTTGGTACCAGAAAATAGTGAGAGGTATACATTGGGATCACTAGATGATGTGAGAAAGGCTAGTGTTAATGGAAAATTGAATCGGTATAAGAGATGCGTAACTTTTACGATATGA
- the LOC113357500 gene encoding RING-H2 finger protein ATL39-like, translating into MSNEKSVMVEKNNNLLLTILLQQLLLPYASAQSHSDAPSAEMKFLAIIILSVWVLIAFICCVWLIRAGISYIVAIGKATEKQLLDSKEIQALPESVYSAVKNKEEVQEKCSVCLSEYENEDMLRFLPCRHAFHTECIDEWLVSRTTCPYCRSDLLVAIVPETTLIASDVRIDVTEDAERYGLQEHLLTEIDEA; encoded by the coding sequence ATGTCAAACGAGAAGAGTGTCatggttgagaagaataacaaCCTTCTGTTAAcgatactactacaacaactattACTACCATACGCCTCTGCACAAAGCCATAGTGATGCGCCATCCGCAGAGATGAAATTTCTTGCAATAATAATTTTAAGCGTTTGGGTACTCATAGCGTTTATATGTTGTGTTTGGCTTATACGGGCTGGGATAAGTTATATTGTTGCTATAGGAAAAGCAACAGAAAAACAATTACTTGATTCAAAGGAGATCCAAGCGCTGCCTGAATCCGTATACTCTGCTGTTAAGAATAAAGAAGAAGTACAAGAAAAATGCAGTGTTTGCTTAAGTGAATATGAAAATGAAGATATGTTAAGATTTTTACCATGTCGCCATGCTTTTCATACAGAATGCATTGATGAATGGCTGGTTTCTCGTACTACTTGTCCTTACTGTAGATCTGATCTTCTTGTAGCTATTGTTCCTGAAACCACACTTATTGCAAGTGATGTTAGAATTGATGTGACGGAAGATGCTGAACGATATGGTTTACAAGAACATCTACTTACCGAAATTGATGAAGCTTGA